The Pangasianodon hypophthalmus isolate fPanHyp1 chromosome 14, fPanHyp1.pri, whole genome shotgun sequence nucleotide sequence gttgaAGGATAAGGGGTTAGGGATTAAGGTTGAAGGATAAGGGGTTAGGGATTGGAGTGGAAGGAtaaggggttagggattagggtggaAGGAtaaggggttagggattagggtggaAGGATAatgggttagggattagggtggaAGAAtaaggggttagggattagggttgaAGGATAatgggttagggattagggtggaAGAAtaaggggttagggattagggttgaAGGAtaaggggttagggattagggttgaAGGAtaaggggttagggattagggttgaAGGATAAGGGGTTAGGGATTAAGGTTGAaggattaggggttagggattaagGTTGAAGGATAaagggttagggattagggttgaAGGATAAGGGGTTAGGGATTAAGGTTGAAGGATAAGGGGTTAGGGAATAAGGTTGAAGGATAAgaggttagggattagggtggaAGGATAAgaggttagggattagggtggaAGGAtaaggggttagggattagggtggaAGGATAAGGGGTTAGGGTGGAAGGATAAGGGGTTAGGGATTAAGGTTGAAGGATAAgaggttagggattagggtggaAGGATAAgaggttagggattagggttgaAGGAtaaggggttagggattagggtggaAGGTTAAGGGGTTAGGGATTAAGGTTGAAGGATAAGAGGTTAGGGATTAAGGTTGAAGGAtaaggggttagggattagggtggaAGGATAAGGGGTTAGGGTGGAaggattaggggttagggattaggttGGAaggattaggggttagggattaagGTTGaaggattagggattagggtggaAGGAtaaggggttagggattagggtggaAGGTTAAGGGGTTAGGGATTAAGGTTGAAGGATTAGAGGTTAGGGATTAAGGTTGAAGGATAAgaggttagggattagggtggaAGGAtaaggggttagggattagggtggaAGGAtaaggggttagggattagggtggaAGGTTAAGGGGTTAGGGATTAAGGTTGAAGGATAAGAGGTTAGGGATTAAGGTTGAAGGAtaaggggttagggattagggtggaAGGATAAGGGGTTAGGGTGGAaggattaggggttagggattaggttGGAaggattaggggttagggattaagGTTGaaggattagggattagggtggaAGGATAAGGGGTTAGGGATTAAGGTTGAaggattaggggttagggattagggtggaAGGTTTTTTTGGTTGGAGGATTAGGAattagagtgtgtttaaggaTTAGTAGtgttatatatgaaatatatttgtgtgtttgtgtgtgttagtctgttGGCTCATGGAGCAAGTCATGATCCGTGAAAAAATGGCGCTGTATATCGGGGTTTCCCTATGACGCCATCGCCCCGCCCCTCCGTGACTGAAGACCGAAACTCGTGGTTCCCCTTTGCGTTGTGCGCGCGCGATACCGAGCGGCTCTCTCTCCTGTTCAGTGGAAATGCGGCGTGGCTATCTGTGAGTAAACTtctacacactttcacacactcacactacacaagcttttgtgtttgtgtggttatTTAGGCTAAAGAAAGTCGTCTGAAtcgatttgtgtgtgtgggtgtttgcgtgtgcgtgcgtgtgggtgtttgcgtgtgtgtgcgtgtgtgtgtgtgtgtgtgtgtttgggagtgtAAATCAGAACAAGGAAGAGAAAACccattctgtctctgtgtctagGTTTCTGAAACTTGTTGGTCAGTAAAGGCATTTCAAAGGAAACAAAATATATGCACCAGTACACaaaaatgcgtgtgtgtgtgtgtgtgtgtgtgtgtgagggagtttGAGTGTATAAGTGTACTGTATCAAGAGTGTATTATGAGTCTTTTAATCAAAATctcaataacacaaaaacatgtaCATAAACCTGGACCTAATGGAaaattcagaaataataataataataataataataataataataagggttATGTTTATACTAAATAGACAAGACATGACTGTACACGTTGAAATAATGCTCATCTGTACGGTGAGAAACTATGAGAAGCCTTGACTGAACTAAACCTCAGACCTCAGAGATTCTTGTCCACACTCCTGCAGAGACGTTTGTACACGTCAGTTTTTCATTACTTTAACTTTCTGTCCAAATCAGAACAATGTTTTGACCACCAATGACGCATGtttatgaacattttcttttgcgaaatcatgttttcatgttgcACTAGCAACCGGAGGTCTTACACAATGCTTTGGTGCAATGATTTTCACGtagtataaacatttaattctaATGTACAAGACAAAATAGTGTTACAGTCTTTTTTCGTCATTTATCTTAACTGTCTTTGCTGGTGCGTAACACATCGGCGCATTTAATCATCTCAGGCGGTGTGTTTTATGCTCAACTAAAAATTCCTACACAATTTTTCAAAAGTTTCGCTGACTTTCTTCATAATCACGTCACAATCAGCCATAATTTACCAAGTGTGTTCATTTACGTTTAGTGATgtccacaaaactccataaaaaggTGACGCTCACAGACAGCTCACTACGGCTAAACAGCGAAAGAGCGCCTCCTACAGGCAGCATGCACTAAATCTACCAATAATGCAGCTTAGCCATTGCAGCTACCATAGACGTACGCTAACTTTTCCTCATTTTATAGGGCGCCATTACTTATGTCCTAACAGAACacctagtcttatttgtctttatttgtggatttgttttgaattgATTTCTTTCAAGTCGTTAATAATAATAGATGAAATAAACAAACGACTTAAAATTAATCCGCAAATGAAATCACAGTAACCCGTCACTAATTATAAGATTTGATTGCGATTCACGTTAGTGAGTCTTCTTAAACGTAAATTTACGCATATACGAACATTTTTTCcgaactaactggattttcacgATACTACAGTTATTGTGTGAAGAACTCCTCCTGTGAATAACTTACGAAAAAAAATGTTCGTATCCGGTTTCATAAACAAGACCGTTGTTCTCAAATGTTTGTGTATTAGTGCGGAGCAGAAAAGATCGTTTCATGCGAATGTGTTAGCTTGTGTTACTACGTGTTATTACCACGTGTGTAGTTCAGACTCAAAGCGTTTGAAACCCTATCGGAAATACTTTGAGTCCGAAGCGCACACACGGTAATAACACGAAGTAACATAAGCTACTAGATTCTTCGCAAGCTTTCTTTTCTGCATTGAGATTCTCTACGTACAgacgtttttattttatatgactgtattttatataatctcTTGATAAAACCACACTTGCGTGTTCATTACAAAATGGCAACAGGTTAGCAACAGTGACTAGCAGATAGCATTTATAATAAGCTAGCTCGGGGAAGCGTACTAAAAAATCATCAGTATCTGTTTTAAATCTGTTCTTTTAGCTAGCCTGTTTGGTGTAGTACTAGttttataatgctagtttgtggttTGCCTGTTAACGATGATGCTAGGTTGTATAGTAGCCTGTTCACCATAATGCTGATTCATTGTTAGCTTGAGTACTTGAGTACTTGTTTACTCAAATCGAGCTCAAAGTGTTAGCTTGGGTATTGTAAtgctagtaataataataataataataataggtaaTTAGGTAATGATAATTTGCTTAATGctaattttgttaatatttcagATTCCTGTTTGTCGTCATCTCGGCGCTGCAGCTACTAAGCgcaggtaaaacacacacacacacacacacacacgcacacacacgcacacacacacacacacacacacacacacacatgagctaGCATTGTAGTAAACACGCTAACTGTGAACTACCATCACGTGAAACAGTTAAACAGGTTATTCTGAAGTCATGTGTTACATCTGAGTGTTGCGTGTGTCTGCAGGTGACTCTCCTGTAGTGCACCATGTGCAAGGGTTTGTGGGTGGAAGTGCACATCTGTTCTGTGTGCTGGAGCGCACATACGACGTCTTAAAAAAAGTTAACGGGCTTTACTTCCAGAAGACAGCTAGAGATGGAACAGAGACCTTTATCAACGGGTTTTACACCAGAGAAGTCAAAGTGCTGCCTGAGTACAAGAATCgcaccatcatcaacaaggaGGATCTCAGCATGGAGATGTCCGAGCTCTCTCTTGCCGATGAGGGAGAGTACACCTGTATCCCCTTTGTCAGTGGTGAGCCTCGGAATCAAACCAAGTTTCATCTCACAgttacaggtacacacacacacacacacacacacacacacagagttatctAATGCCTGATACTCGTAATGTGCATGATATAACACTTAAGTTCTTATAGAGACAGATCACCATGTATGGCAGCCCGGGAAAAACCTTCTCATGGCgaaattaatattttcttttgcatATTGTGAGGTGTTAgtgtacactcactggccactttaataggaacacatgtacacatccATCTGACATATCCACTCAGCCtctcatgtggcagcagtgcaatgcataaaatcatgtagatacaggtcaagagttaatgttaatgttcatatcaaacatcagaatgaggaaagtGACCGTGGCATGGCTGTCGTTGCatgatgggctggtttgagtttttcagaaagtgctgatctcctgggattttcatgcgcAGTTTACacaaatggtacaaaaaaaaacagacaacggcttgttgatgagagagctcagaggacaatggccagactggttcaagctgacaggaactcagacaaccactctttacaactgtggtgagcagaaaagcatctccgaaggcacaacatgtcaaatcatgaggtggatggactacaacagcagaagaacacatcGAGTTCCACTGCTACCAGCCGaaaaacaggaatctgtggCTTCAGAGTgcacaggttcactgaaactAGATGGTTGAAGAGTGGAAAGAGACCAGGTGAAcgttccaatcttcaactgtccggtTTTGGTGAACCTCTgcacactgtagcctcagattcctgttctcacaAGGATTGCCTGCATCTACAGTTTGTTTAATCTGTCTAGCACAGCTCTGAGAGCTGTTCCACCTGCTCATGCTAGGTGGCGCCCGGATCCTCATGACATTCATTTTCATTGCATTTATATCAAAGTGGAGAGGGTCCTCCTGTTTCACATTCATTTgcctaagacacacacactcgagaGTGAACGACTAGCTGAATGAAAAGTTTTGTGgactagctagcaagctagaaAACCACTGATGGCGTTCTCAGCGAGGGAGAAACGTGGGAGAAAAGCCCCATGTGATTCTGGTGCCTGATCCTGACACATTTCTTCTGCTGCAACTCCTCAACCTCCAGAAccgcctgattcatcctgatgttGTACTTCTGCTTGGTGCTTTCTGCACTCATGACTCACCTCCTGCTGCTGGGGATGGTCCCATGTGGATACCCTAACGAtttccacttcccaaaaacagtttaaatcTCACTCTTGCTTCAGTGGAATCTCACCTGGAATCTGTAGATTCGTACTAAAgaactgctgctttaattaTAAAGCCTGTCtcgtgctcatcccaggacacAATCTGCTCATCCTGTAAACACTTTTAGTGCTGTTTAACTTTATTGAAtacagttataaaagggtgatgatttataatctcactctCTGGTgtcagaaagttaaaaaaaaaacatctggtgCTTCTCCGGGTTTCTTAACCAAACCACATCTGGGATCTAAGattacatctggatttctataaagccGTATTGTTACAGTGTggattgttaaaagcgctatatgaatatgaaatgtgAGTTGAACTGAAGAGTACAAGCACAGAGAGAGTAAGGAACATGGTGATGACACCAAGCATCATCAGCCAGACGTGCAAAGGCGTGGTGTCCTGTACTGTGCTGTACCGAGCGAACTGACTGAAAGGGAACAACAAATGAATCtcgatatttttttttttttttttttttacgatcaAAACAGCTTCTCTGATACTCCTACAAGTTTTCTTAATCCTCCTTCCCAGTGAATTGTAACCGTCCTCTATGTTTGTCTCACAGCCAATTACAGCGTTCCCATCATAACCGTCCAGGGGTGTGGGAGTGGCCCGGCCTCCCACAACTGCGTGATCGAATGCTCCTCGTCAGGAGGATTCCCCCTCAGCAACGTAACCTGGAGCGCGGTTGGAAACGAGATGAGCAGCCTGCTGAGGGACGAAGGGGAACCTGTGTTTATGCAGGACAACCGCTCGCACCTTTGGAACGTGTCCCACACTGTTACGCTTAACTGCAGCCAGGAGCTTAAAATCACCTGCTCTGTGGGTGGAGTCATGTCACCTGCTGTCACTGTGTGTgagtactgtatacacacacacacacacacacacacacagtcagtccAAGAAGTGTTTGAATACTAAATTATAAAtcaatgtgtatgtgtgtgtgtgtgtgtgtgtgtgcacaggtcTACCTGCTCGTACCCGAGATATGATCGTGCCAATAATTGCATGTGCTGTGCTGTTGCTGGTTTCCATTGCAATCAGTGTGATTGTGATCTGCACAAGGTGCAGAAGAACACAAAcctcaggtaaacacacacacacacaccacacacacacacacacacacacacacacacacgctggagCTATGAGATGGTATAACGTATAATGTATTCTTCCTAAACCTTTTTGCCGAATACTTGCTTcgaattttttaatttaaatttcttAGGGACTCTGTCATCAatattttggtgattttttttgtaatgctctgtaagaaataaaagacaaCAGGAAACTTTTATTAACCTTGTATTTCGTgggacgtttcacaacattaataCACCttataactggataaaaaagtatgatgtcgtTCTTTAATCAATAGAATTTGCTCTAAAGATtgaattggcaaattgctctgTTATAAGAGGACTCAAATATCAACattgtggtgtgatgaagcgtaGGGTAAAGAGTTACTActccagagttgattattttcctataacagcacatcccaaagctTTTGATTCCTCGTATACTTATTagcgttgttatggttacagtttGATCAGAATTTTATTGACACATTTTCAttcttctgtctgtttttctctctccgtTTGCTTCACAGCAGAGCACTCAACAGATGCTGAGCTTGTGTATTTAAAGTGAGTTTGTGTtcttttcccacacacacacacacacacacacacacacacacactgtgctgtgATCTCACATAGGACAAAATGCtgaacagtgctgtgtgtggctgtgtgtgtttcgtTTTTCTCCAATTAGCTCAGGTCAGGCTGGATGAACACGGCGCTTTCTGAAAACTTGAACTGAagatccatgtgtgtgtgtgtgtgtgtgcgtgcgtgtgtgtgtgtgtgtgtgtctggtggaCAGATGAAGGAGCAGACGGACTAAGAGTTTACACACACTCGCCAGCTAATGGACAAGTGCAGTTAGAAGTCAAACTGCAGCTCTGACGTGTCTGATCCGCTGGAAGAGACAGCTGCAGCACACGCTAATACAagttatgggaaaaaaaaaacatttctttatattttgttttaaaatttgtttttcttactgTAGGAATGTTTATGAAATGTGTTATTTCATATCGAATACAGTGACATTTTCAGAACACTGACAAACCATCTTATCTTTCAGGTTTCAGGCTGTAACAGATACATGAGCttaacattaatttaacattactATAGATTAGCATAACACTCATCCAGCCTAGCATTCATCTTAGATAGTTTAGCATTCACTGACTCTGCATTCGAAATGCCGTTTTCTACACGGAGGGATAATAATTTAAGTTCGTGTTAACCTATtggcttgctagctagctactacTGAAACACAGCGTAAACAGTTTAACCTTTTTCACAGTTACTGGAACTGGAAATCAGTTAAGCACTGACATATTAGTGTAACCATTCCAAGGGAAGAAAATGGCTGccattacttaaaaaaaaaaaaaaaaaaaaaaggaaaaaaaaaaaaaaaagaagaagtatTAAGCTTTCTTAACGTTAAAGGGATGGTTTGAAGTCCAAAGGTAATGCATTCCTGTTATAATGTGATTACTTAGGAAGCGTTTCAAATTGTGTGCCTTTACTTTGTACAGTAGTGGTgagatgtagtgcactatttaaAAACGTACAATACCTCTGAGTATAAAGTGTGGAATAtcggggacacacacacacacacacacacacacacacatctatgcCTACGGCTGCTCGATTCCCGAGTCGACTCCAATTCCGATTCCAAGTCATGGGAATCGATGGGGGTTGATTCCATGAGACGATTCCTCGCAAAGAATTTTCTCAAATCCAAAAACTAATGCCGCATCCCAATTCACCTACTATCCGTCCTAAAGAGTGtccgagattagaattagaGCGTAACAAATCGTAGGATGTTGAAATAATCATGAAATAATGTTGAAATAATCATGAAAAAACATCCTGAAGGTATCCGGATCGTCGACTGTTTCCGGTAGATTTCCGAAATGTCGATTTGCGGAGACACTTTTCCGGCTAATATTAGCCACAATTCCTTGCGCGagtgaaggagaaggaggagttttgtgacggtTTGCGTCGTCGAATTCACGGACGGATTTTCGAGAGgcgtaaatgaaatgtggaaaaataaatctagggaatgttaaatgaaatataaatgatatagtATAAATTAGGAATAATGAacgaagaaaagctgaaatgcaacgAGGAGGATGTTGTTTACGGCGACGGTGTTAAGTGttgcgtaactaggcaacaacgttctcttGCGTTACATGACGTGTCAAAAGGATGTACATTTTCCTCACAAAATGAGATGCAACATAAAACGTAGAGAAAAAAGATCTGGCAAAATAAGTAGCGCGATATTAATCACGTGCACGATGCGGCTTCAAACCGCCGTTACGTGTTTCATTTCACAGGAAAAATTCCTCCACGTTGAATCCAACATTCGAAATAATTGGCGATAAATTTCAGCGCTCACTAAAAAGTTATCGCAGATCAACTCCTGAGATTAGCTAGCTACTACAAGTTTAAAGCGACTACGTTTTTGTCTAGTCTGTTGTTTAATTAGAATATTTGTGGTAGCGAAACTGACAGATGAATTAGCTAGCAAGCCAATTTAGAGAGCGAAAGCTAGCCAAATGAGAgtagctaacaagctagctaaacCATAACCGATTAACTTCTGACAGCTGCTTCGGCTGGATGATGTGGTTTGATAGTTTGCTTATTTTTGTTACAAAttgtacattttactttgttctTGTCCAGTCAAAAAACTGTCactgggttttgtgtgtgtgtgtgtgtgtgtgtgtgtgtgtgtgtgtgtgtgtgtgtggaaactaCATCACTGCATGTAATAAATCCAAAGCTTTGGAGTTAACTGTCAGTTCCCCGGATGCCTGGAGTCAGAGCCTGTTTCCCGGATCGACTCCCAGCCCTTAGGCGAACCGCATCCGAAACTCAGGGAGCATTCTAGAACGTTAACCTGGTAGTGTTCTAGAACGCCAAACTATAAGTATTCTACTGTTAAACAGTGAATCATTCTAGAACACTAAACCAAGCAGTGTTCTAGAATCCTGCCTGGTTTACCTTTCTAGTGCGTTCTAGAACACTCATCGGTTTAACATCGCAGCACATTTCTTGGTTTTTAGTGTTCTGGAACGCCTCCTAGCTTAGCATTCTAGAACGCTAAAACCAAGTAGTGTTCTATGGTGCTAATCCAGCGAGTGTTCTAGAATGCTGATATGTTCTACTTTCAGCCTGTAGGTATGGCTAATGCTAGCATTTTTCTAACGCTAGTTCTCATGAAAATGTGTAAACACGTGTTCAGTCACTTTAAGAAAAGTTCTcgggtgtattttttttttttttaatgtcacatACGACACAGACGAGTGCTAGAACCTTCtagaagtgtgtgtctgtatgtgtgtgtgtgtgtgtgtgtgtgtgtgtgtgtgtgagggagaggtTTGGGAATCTTTAGTATGTTCTACATCATCCATTTACTTTAATAATCTCTCACCAAGTCCTCTATATTATAAAACTCTTTCCTAAAGGAAAAGTTCTGTCAGTTTCGTTTTATAAATGAAATCTGCTcattgtatttatatacagatgTGCAAtaaaattgttcttttttttaaaaaaacatctgtgtgtttgaccttcttacacacacacacacacacacacacacacacacacacacacacacacgaatcaAATATCAGAAACCCAGAGTTTTAATTTCATCTTCGTCCCATacaaaattgtttaaataacaaacgttttacattttgttgatgcttttttttttttttttacaaagataaattagcatttttttttacaatattacaacacaattaaaagctacaaaaaaaaaaaaaaaaaaaaaaacacacactaatccaGAAATACTTCAAAgccttctgaaaaaaaaaaaaaaaaaaaaaagtgtgtgtttctgaggcACTTTAGTAAGTAAAGTttgtaaaatgacaaacattCATACATTCACTTCAGCGATTGTCTTGCAgtttacattgtgtgtgtgtgtgtgtgtgtgtgtgtgtgtgtgtgtgtgtgtgtgtgtgtgtgcttgcccAAGAGGACATTTGTTATATCATCATTGTAAAAGTTCACTCTTAATGTTTAAGACCAGGAAGGTTGTAGAATGTCCACACCCTCtttcactacatagtgcactatttagggAGCTTGTTGTTGTTTCTAGTCGTGTCTAGAAGCACAGTGAAGAACAGAACAGTGTCTTAACAAAACAATAAAGCCAAGAGCACGTGTTGAATATTTCGGGAATATTCGAGATTACGGCACCGTTTCAGACACCAGACGGCGTTCGGGAATGCGAAGCCTGAAATGTTCGGGGTTTGTAATCCAGTCTCTGCTTTGCTGCACCTGGTTTATAATAAaccttttccaaaaaaatgttaaaaaaatatcgGAGGAGTCATGTTCCAGGGCGAGGTGACGTGTAAACGTCTTTCCGTTTATTCATCCTAGGCTGAGAAGATCTGCGTTTTAATCACAGCTTTAGATAAAACTTAAGAAACCATGTGGTCAGGACAGTTGAAAAACAACCAGCTACTAAATCCCGGAAACTTTTAAGAGAATCTTAGGTATTATTTTGGGggcagttttattgtttttccgTCGCTAGCTAGCAAAACTCGCTATCGAACTACCTGATTAGCGGTTAATTCATTTTGAAATAGCTGTAGTTCGTCCTGTTTGTGTTGCGCATGATGATTAATCAATAACCATGGTTTAGTGTATCCACGatgtaaataacattaatttttGCGTCTCATATTGAGCTATTTGGACAAAAAACTTATTTACACGGAGTAAAATCATTTCCCATAATCCTGTTCATCCATGATGCCAAGACTAAACTTTGGAGATGTGTCTGGAATTGTTGGAAAACTCAGCAACGAAGGATTCCAAGCTGCATAAAAGATCTAAACTCTTCATGGAAGAATTCATTCCTAGCTATCAGAGTTAACTGATGAAGTAGCAAACCGATATTATTTATCTCATTTCAGTAAATTTCCATCATgttacaaaatgataaatgataaaatgtgaGCAGGTGAAAAAGTAAAACCTTTGTTTACCGAGAGGATCCTTTTGCTAACGTTAGCGAACCGCATTTGTAGTAAATTCCGAGCTCGTGGCGAGAAAGAcgagtgtttttctttgttcgGTGTCAAACGTAGACAACAGCAAGCCGCTATTCAGAACTACACGCTAGCAGTCaatgagctacacacacacacacacacacacacacacacacacacacacacctgaggtTAGCTTTAGAGTCTGTCAGATTAGCTTGGTTTATTTCTAGCCATTGCAGGTTGTTTATTAAATACTCTACTAGCACTAATACCTTTTGATTCCAATGaagttctccttttttttttgttttttgtttttataccaCTTCTCATTAATTGCGTTTGATTCTATTCGGATTTCTTTCACCACATTGTTTTTGTTCTAGCGGACGTAAAGGTTATCTGTGAAAGCTACTTCCAGAAGCAAAAACCCGGAAGTGTGAAAAGCACCTGAGGTGTTCAGGGTTGATAAATCTAGCTGTGTTACTGGTGTGTCAAGAAAAAATgaggaaccacacacacacacacacacacacacacacacacacacacacacacacacacacacacacacacacacaggatggagCTGCAGTACATGAACACGCAGATAGGACAttagatatacagtactgtgcaaaagtcttggcacccccacccccttttttgtttgttttctagtacaaactttgttacagatgtttattttctgacttctacattattgattcagtacaaaaacattttagattccaaacattagttttccggcacaaaatgaaatgttacagaaaaatgt carries:
- the LOC113544631 gene encoding T-lymphocyte activation antigen CD80 isoform X3 — protein: MRRGYLFLFVVISALQLLSAGDSPVVHHVQGFVGGSAHLFCVLERTYDVLKKVNGLYFQKTARDGTETFINGFYTREVKVLPEYKNRTIINKEDLSMEMSELSLADEGEYTCIPFVSGEPRNQTKFHLTVTANYSVPIITVQGCGSGPASHNCVIECSSSGGFPLSNVTWSAVGNEMSSLLRDEGEPVFMQDNRSHLWNVSHTVTLNCSQELKITCSVGGVMSPAVTVCLPARTRDMIVPIIACAVLLLVSIAISVIVICTRCRRTQTSAEHSTDAELVYLNSGQAG
- the LOC113544631 gene encoding T-lymphocyte activation antigen CD80 isoform X1, which gives rise to MRRGYLFLFVVISALQLLSAGDSPVVHHVQGFVGGSAHLFCVLERTYDVLKKVNGLYFQKTARDGTETFINGFYTREVKVLPEYKNRTIINKEDLSMEMSELSLADEGEYTCIPFVSGEPRNQTKFHLTVTANYSVPIITVQGCGSGPASHNCVIECSSSGGFPLSNVTWSAVGNEMSSLLRDEGEPVFMQDNRSHLWNVSHTVTLNCSQELKITCSVGGVMSPAVTVCLPARTRDMIVPIIACAVLLLVSIAISVIVICTRCRRTQTSAEHSTDAELVYLKSGWMNTALSENLN
- the LOC113544631 gene encoding T-lymphocyte activation antigen CD80 isoform X5 — protein: MRRGYLFLFVVISALQLLSAGDSPVVHHVQGFVGGSAHLFCVLERTYDVLKKVNGLYFQKTARDGTETFINGFYTREVKVLPEYKNRTIINKEDLSMEMSELSLADEGEYTCIPFVSGEPRNQTKFHLTVTANYSVPIITVQGCGSGPASHNCVIECSSSGGFPLSNVTWSAVGNEMSSLLRDEGEPVFMQDNRSHLWNVSHTVTLNCSQELKITCSVGGVMSPAVTVCLPARTRDMIVPIIACAVLLLVSIAISVIVICTRCRRTQTSAEHSTDAELVYLK
- the LOC113544631 gene encoding T-lymphocyte activation antigen CD80 isoform X4, producing MRRGYLFLFVVISALQLLSAGDSPVVHHVQGFVGGSAHLFCVLERTYDVLKKVNGLYFQKTARDGTETFINGFYTREVKVLPEYKNRTIINKEDLSMEMSELSLADEGEYTCIPFVSGEPRNQTKFHLTVTANYSVPIITVQGCGSGPASHNCVIECSSSGGFPLSNVTWSAVGNEMSSLLRDEGEPVFMQDNRSHLWNVSHTVTLNCSQELKITCSVGGVMSPAVTVCLPARTRDMIVPIIACAVLLLVSIAISVIVICTRCRRTQTSEHSTDAELVYLNSGQAG
- the LOC113544631 gene encoding T-lymphocyte activation antigen CD80 isoform X2, whose product is MRRGYLFLFVVISALQLLSAGDSPVVHHVQGFVGGSAHLFCVLERTYDVLKKVNGLYFQKTARDGTETFINGFYTREVKVLPEYKNRTIINKEDLSMEMSELSLADEGEYTCIPFVSGEPRNQTKFHLTVTANYSVPIITVQGCGSGPASHNCVIECSSSGGFPLSNVTWSAVGNEMSSLLRDEGEPVFMQDNRSHLWNVSHTVTLNCSQELKITCSVGGVMSPAVTVCLPARTRDMIVPIIACAVLLLVSIAISVIVICTRCRRTQTSEHSTDAELVYLKSGWMNTALSENLN
- the LOC113544631 gene encoding T-lymphocyte activation antigen CD80 isoform X6 gives rise to the protein MRRGYLFLFVVISALQLLSAGDSPVVHHVQGFVGGSAHLFCVLERTYDVLKKVNGLYFQKTARDGTETFINGFYTREVKVLPEYKNRTIINKEDLSMEMSELSLADEGEYTCIPFVSGEPRNQTKFHLTVTANYSVPIITVQGCGSGPASHNCVIECSSSGGFPLSNVTWSAVGNEMSSLLRDEGEPVFMQDNRSHLWNVSHTVTLNCSQELKITCSVGGVMSPAVTVCLPARTRDMIVPIIACAVLLLVSIAISVIVICTRCRRTQTSEHSTDAELVYLK